A stretch of DNA from Luteolibacter sp. Y139:
TATTGCCTGAAGAACGACGACTGAACTCCCTGCGCTTTTCTCCCTGATGCCTCTCTACCTCTTCTGGTTCTTCGCGATCGTCATGCTGCTTGGCGGGGTCGCGGTAGTCGCGCTGCGGAATCCCGTCGCGTCCGCGTTGTCGATGGTTGCTTCGTTCGTGGGACTCGCGGGTCTGTTCATTGGTCTGAATGCCTTCTTCGTGGGGATTATCCAGATCCTCGTCTATGCCGGCGCAATCATGGTGCTGTTCATCTTCATCATCATGCTCCTCGACTTGAAGACCGAGGAGAAGCGGGCGCCGAAGCTGGCTCCGCTGCTCGGGGGATTGGGCATCGTGCTGGCGTTCACGATCCAGCTGATCGGCATCCTTTCGAAGTCGCCGAACGTCGAAGACAAGCCTCTCGATCTTACCGCCGCTTCAGCGCATTTCGTCGAAAGCAGCCCGGGGATCTCGGCCAAGCTTGGCGCCGGTCACTTGCCCGACGTGAACCTGATCGGTGACGTGCTCTTCAACGGCTACAACCTGCCGCTGCAGATCGTGGGCGTGCTCCTGCTCGTCGCCACCGTCGGCGTCGTCGTCCTTTCCAAGCGCCAAACCACCTGAGCCATGGCCTCCTTGAACGATTACCTGCTCGTCTCCGGACTTCTATTCGCCATCGGCCTCAGTGGCGTGGTGCTGCGCCGGAACATCATCGTGGTTTTCATGTGCCTGG
This window harbors:
- a CDS encoding NADH-quinone oxidoreductase subunit J family protein — encoded protein: MPLYLFWFFAIVMLLGGVAVVALRNPVASALSMVASFVGLAGLFIGLNAFFVGIIQILVYAGAIMVLFIFIIMLLDLKTEEKRAPKLAPLLGGLGIVLAFTIQLIGILSKSPNVEDKPLDLTAASAHFVESSPGISAKLGAGHLPDVNLIGDVLFNGYNLPLQIVGVLLLVATVGVVVLSKRQTT